The following coding sequences lie in one Mucilaginibacter sp. KACC 22773 genomic window:
- a CDS encoding alpha-d-galacturonidase, whose product MKMRITHSYIALLILLFSCFHSSLKAQDTNKKITIVLAAIHHQRLDYGAQKLKLALQQVGYVVTIQQNTQAISGNAIFVGLLNDPVIKKALVKRYPDSVKFPGKEGFIINSVNDVTIVAGADNSGALYGCLELAARVKGAHDLPAKLEITDQPEMVLRGTCIGVQKPALLPGRGTYEYPYTPENFPWFYDKALWLRYLDSLAENRMNSLYLWNGHPFASLVKVKEYPYAVEVDDATFKKNEEIYRFLASEADKRGIWLIQGFYNIIVSKPFAEKNNLKTQDRNRHIVPIIADYTRKSIAAFVQKYPNVGLLITLGEAMEGVGQDDIDWFTKTIIPGVKDGLKALGRTDEPPIVLRAHDTDAPEVMKYAKPLYKNLYTEAKYNGEALTTYEPHGPWADLHRKLSSIGTVQIENVHIMANLEPFRYGSADFIQKCVQAMHHVYGANGLHLYPQASYWDWPYTADNTGGRRLLQMDRDWIWYKAWSRYAWNSNLSRDGEIKYWANQLAAKYGCDEAGGKNILGAYEQSGEIAPELLRRFGITDGNRQTMTLGMLMSQLVNPEKYGLFTLLYNSEGPVGEMMSEYAEKEWKHQPHIGETPVKVIDSVITQGRKAVEAIDRASAQITKDKAEFGRLKNDMYCYNALANSYAYKAKAALWALRYKYSDNIADLEKALPELQTSLDYFKQLVNLTKDTYLYANSMQTKQRKIPVGGNDAKMKTWVELLPVYQKELDNFKHNIDSLKSPPVVAKKAEKVSLTNAQAVIKTGGITFYKVSNGEQVFADTAVVVKNAAPELANLQALKLMKADQLKNGSSLSFTNAKPVKVLVGFFNEKDAKYLPEPQLETDASANDYGQADVKIANAIQVEGLPPVNVHTYSFKAGTNTLTLGKGACLILGIVNDDAYIPVYDAGLSNTGNIKDLRWLFN is encoded by the coding sequence ATGAAAATGAGAATAACCCATAGCTACATTGCGCTTCTGATACTCTTATTCAGTTGTTTTCATTCCTCATTGAAGGCTCAAGACACCAATAAAAAAATAACCATAGTACTAGCCGCAATACATCACCAACGGCTGGATTATGGCGCTCAAAAGCTAAAACTGGCTTTGCAACAAGTTGGTTATGTGGTTACTATACAGCAAAATACACAAGCGATTTCTGGTAATGCCATTTTTGTTGGGCTTTTAAACGATCCTGTAATCAAAAAAGCGTTGGTAAAGCGGTATCCCGACAGTGTCAAATTTCCTGGCAAAGAGGGCTTTATCATTAATAGTGTAAATGATGTAACCATCGTAGCAGGTGCAGATAACTCGGGTGCTTTATATGGTTGCCTGGAACTTGCCGCAAGGGTAAAAGGTGCACATGATTTGCCTGCGAAGCTGGAAATAACCGATCAACCCGAAATGGTTTTGCGTGGCACCTGTATAGGGGTGCAAAAGCCAGCATTACTACCCGGCAGGGGCACTTATGAATATCCTTATACGCCCGAAAATTTCCCCTGGTTTTATGATAAAGCACTTTGGCTGCGGTACCTGGATTCTTTGGCCGAAAACAGGATGAACTCCTTATACCTGTGGAACGGGCATCCCTTTGCTTCATTGGTAAAAGTAAAGGAATATCCATACGCGGTTGAGGTGGATGATGCAACGTTTAAAAAAAATGAGGAGATCTATCGTTTCCTGGCCAGCGAAGCCGACAAGCGTGGTATCTGGCTGATCCAGGGTTTTTATAACATCATCGTATCTAAACCATTTGCCGAAAAGAATAACCTGAAAACACAGGACAGGAACCGCCATATAGTACCCATTATTGCCGATTACACCCGTAAATCGATAGCTGCTTTTGTCCAAAAATATCCGAATGTTGGTTTACTGATCACTCTGGGTGAAGCTATGGAAGGCGTAGGGCAGGACGATATCGATTGGTTTACAAAAACTATAATCCCCGGCGTAAAGGATGGCTTAAAAGCGCTTGGCCGTACCGACGAACCGCCCATAGTACTGCGTGCGCATGATACGGATGCCCCGGAAGTGATGAAGTATGCCAAACCTCTCTATAAGAATTTATACACCGAAGCCAAGTACAATGGCGAGGCGCTTACTACCTACGAGCCTCATGGCCCCTGGGCCGACTTGCATCGCAAACTAAGCAGTATTGGTACCGTACAAATTGAAAACGTGCACATCATGGCCAACCTGGAACCTTTTAGATACGGATCGGCAGATTTTATACAGAAATGTGTACAAGCCATGCACCATGTTTATGGGGCCAACGGTCTGCACCTTTATCCCCAGGCATCATATTGGGATTGGCCTTATACTGCAGATAATACCGGTGGCCGGCGGTTATTGCAGATGGATCGCGATTGGATTTGGTACAAGGCCTGGTCGCGCTATGCCTGGAACAGCAACCTCAGCAGGGATGGCGAAATAAAGTATTGGGCAAACCAACTGGCTGCCAAATATGGCTGTGATGAGGCTGGCGGTAAAAATATTTTAGGCGCGTACGAGCAGTCCGGCGAAATAGCTCCCGAACTATTGCGGCGTTTTGGTATTACCGATGGCAACCGGCAAACCATGACATTAGGCATGTTGATGAGTCAACTGGTTAATCCTGAAAAATATGGTTTGTTCACATTACTTTATAACTCTGAAGGGCCGGTTGGCGAAATGATGAGTGAGTACGCCGAAAAGGAATGGAAGCACCAGCCGCATATCGGCGAGACACCTGTGAAAGTGATTGATAGTGTAATAACGCAGGGCCGTAAAGCTGTTGAAGCTATTGATCGTGCATCGGCACAAATAACAAAAGATAAGGCTGAATTCGGCAGGTTAAAAAATGATATGTATTGTTATAATGCGTTAGCAAACAGTTATGCCTATAAAGCAAAAGCGGCATTATGGGCGCTTCGGTATAAATATTCGGATAACATTGCCGACCTGGAAAAGGCCTTGCCTGAATTACAAACCAGCCTGGATTATTTCAAACAGCTGGTTAATCTTACCAAAGATACTTACCTGTATGCCAATAGCATGCAAACCAAACAGCGTAAAATTCCTGTTGGCGGCAATGATGCCAAAATGAAAACCTGGGTAGAACTGTTGCCTGTTTACCAAAAAGAACTGGATAACTTTAAACATAACATCGACTCGTTGAAATCGCCGCCGGTGGTAGCGAAAAAAGCTGAGAAGGTAAGCCTTACCAACGCGCAGGCAGTGATTAAAACAGGGGGTATAACCTTTTACAAAGTGAGTAACGGTGAGCAGGTATTTGCCGATACTGCAGTAGTTGTTAAAAATGCAGCTCCTGAACTGGCAAACCTGCAGGCTTTAAAATTAATGAAAGCAGATCAGCTTAAAAATGGTTCATCACTGAGCTTTACCAACGCCAAACCGGTTAAAGTATTGGTGGGGTTTTTTAATGAGAAGGATGCTAAGTACCTGCCAGAACCACAATTGGAAACCGATGCCAGCGCTAACGATTACGGCCAGGCAGATGTAAAGATTGCCAATGCCATACAGGTAGAAGGCTTACCACCGGTAAATGTGCATACCTATTCGTTTAAGGCGGGCACCAATACGCTTACACTGGGTAAAGGCGCCTGTTTAATTTTAGGTATTGTTAATGATGATGCTTATATCCCGGTTTACGATGCCGGATTGAGCAATACGGGTAACATTAAAGATTTACGCTGGTTATTTAACTAA
- a CDS encoding glycoside hydrolase family 95 protein, giving the protein MKNPTLPALKYLIIAIILVLSTHLAQAQSDLKLWYRQPAQKWTDALPIGNGRLGAMIFGGVEEDRIQFNEQTLWTGGPRAYERQEAVKYLQPIRQLLFDGKQAEAEALAEKHFMGMKSNEITYAADSARWVKMMRSIKEIQGVEFHDGAWKSITLPTQQGWETTPGFEGLDGAVWFRTAFEVPVDWKGKNLVLSLGRIRDLDFTYINGTQIGTTTGAAYRKYIIPAKELHTGTNLLAIQVLNFNDKGGLTSPEKEMLIYPEGFEAATLKGGITSSEITTAVDKEGSIVTPIKLNGTWKYRIQDDNPPAYPHYNADYQPFGDLYLQFPNQTISEYKRDLDITTATAHVIYTANGVNYTREYLASAPGRLIAIHLTADKPGSITVKALMKSLHKNFITRRVDDHTLALSLKVHDGALRGVSYLHLQAVGGKVLVTANNIKVTGANEATLYLTAATNFKNYRDVSGTPEAICKKQIAGIVHKSYPAIKAEHIKDYQKYFKTFSIDLGKGVNADLPTDERILKFRDTPDPSFITLYTQYGRYLLISSSRAGNGPANLQGLWNDLLTPPWGSKFTTNINLQMNYWPAEVLNLSACSEPFFSIVDDLAKTGKQTAKEHYGAPGWVLHHNTDLWRGTAPVNASNHGIWVSGGAWLCHQLWEHYLYTKDKSFLQNRAYPEMKGAAEFFVHFLVKDPKTGYLISSPSNSPEHGGLVAGPTMDHQIIRDLFKNCIAASTVLGVDKDFADTLKAKYDQIAPNRIGKYGQLQEWMEDKDDTADTHRHVSHMWGVFPGTDITWKTTDLMHAAEKSMLYRGDEGTGWSIAWKVNIWARMKQGDHAYLMFAKLLSPADVSSGKEKGGVYHNLFDAHPPFQIDGNFGGAAGLSEMLLQSQDDEIELLPALPAALAQGSIKGICARGGFELNFNWQNGQLQGVQVLSKIGGVCRLRYHDKTVNINTQKGGSYQFNADLEQL; this is encoded by the coding sequence ATGAAAAACCCTACACTGCCGGCTTTAAAATATCTAATAATCGCAATTATTCTTGTGCTTTCCACTCATTTAGCACAGGCCCAATCAGACCTTAAACTCTGGTACAGGCAGCCTGCACAAAAATGGACGGATGCCTTACCAATTGGGAATGGACGTTTAGGTGCAATGATATTCGGAGGGGTGGAAGAAGACAGAATCCAGTTTAATGAACAAACGTTATGGACGGGTGGCCCGCGCGCCTATGAGCGGCAAGAGGCTGTAAAATACCTGCAACCTATTCGCCAGCTTTTGTTTGATGGCAAACAGGCCGAAGCAGAAGCCCTTGCCGAAAAACATTTCATGGGCATGAAAAGCAATGAAATTACGTATGCTGCCGATTCTGCCCGCTGGGTTAAAATGATGCGGAGTATAAAGGAGATTCAAGGTGTTGAGTTTCACGATGGCGCATGGAAATCCATCACATTACCCACTCAGCAAGGTTGGGAAACAACACCTGGCTTTGAGGGGTTAGATGGTGCGGTTTGGTTTAGGACAGCTTTTGAAGTACCCGTTGATTGGAAAGGAAAAAACCTGGTGCTTAGTTTGGGCCGCATCCGGGATTTGGATTTTACTTATATCAATGGCACCCAGATAGGCACAACCACCGGAGCCGCTTATCGTAAATATATCATCCCGGCTAAAGAGCTACATACAGGAACAAATTTATTAGCTATACAGGTATTGAATTTTAATGATAAAGGTGGCTTAACCAGCCCGGAAAAAGAAATGCTGATCTATCCCGAAGGGTTTGAGGCTGCTACCCTCAAAGGCGGAATAACCAGCAGCGAAATAACAACCGCGGTTGATAAAGAGGGTAGCATTGTAACTCCTATAAAATTAAACGGAACCTGGAAATACCGGATCCAGGACGATAACCCACCGGCGTACCCACACTACAATGCCGATTATCAGCCTTTTGGCGACCTGTACCTGCAATTCCCCAACCAAACAATAAGTGAATACAAACGCGATCTTGATATCACCACCGCTACAGCTCATGTAATCTATACGGCTAATGGAGTAAACTACACCCGCGAGTACCTGGCAAGCGCCCCCGGTCGGCTAATAGCTATTCACTTAACTGCCGATAAGCCCGGCAGCATTACGGTAAAAGCCCTGATGAAAAGTCTGCATAAAAATTTTATTACCCGCAGGGTTGACGATCATACCCTGGCATTATCGTTAAAAGTACATGACGGGGCATTACGCGGGGTAAGTTACCTGCATCTGCAGGCTGTTGGCGGCAAAGTGCTGGTAACAGCAAACAATATTAAAGTTACCGGTGCCAATGAGGCTACGTTATATTTAACCGCTGCTACAAATTTCAAAAATTACCGTGATGTATCGGGCACCCCGGAAGCCATCTGCAAAAAGCAAATAGCAGGCATCGTACATAAAAGCTACCCGGCTATAAAGGCAGAACATATTAAAGATTATCAAAAATACTTCAAAACATTCTCCATTGATCTTGGTAAAGGCGTCAATGCTGATTTGCCTACAGATGAGCGGATCCTGAAGTTCAGGGATACACCCGACCCATCGTTTATCACACTGTACACGCAATATGGCAGGTATTTGTTGATATCGTCCTCTCGTGCCGGCAATGGTCCGGCCAATTTGCAGGGCTTATGGAATGATCTGCTTACGCCGCCATGGGGCAGTAAATTTACCACCAACATCAATTTACAGATGAACTACTGGCCTGCTGAGGTGTTGAACCTTTCGGCCTGCAGCGAACCGTTTTTCAGTATAGTTGATGACCTGGCTAAAACAGGTAAGCAAACGGCAAAAGAACATTACGGTGCACCCGGCTGGGTGCTGCACCATAATACCGACCTGTGGCGGGGCACTGCTCCGGTAAATGCATCAAATCATGGTATTTGGGTAAGCGGTGGTGCATGGCTTTGTCACCAGTTATGGGAGCATTATTTGTATACTAAGGATAAAAGTTTTTTACAAAACCGCGCTTATCCCGAAATGAAGGGGGCGGCGGAGTTTTTTGTGCACTTTTTAGTGAAAGATCCTAAGACCGGTTACCTTATCAGCAGCCCCTCCAATTCGCCTGAACATGGCGGATTGGTAGCGGGGCCTACGATGGATCACCAGATCATCCGCGATTTATTTAAAAATTGCATAGCAGCATCAACTGTTTTAGGAGTTGATAAGGATTTTGCCGATACACTAAAAGCAAAATACGATCAGATAGCCCCCAACAGGATTGGCAAATACGGTCAACTACAGGAATGGATGGAAGATAAGGACGATACTGCCGATACCCACCGGCATGTATCGCACATGTGGGGCGTGTTCCCCGGTACAGATATCACCTGGAAAACCACGGATCTGATGCATGCTGCCGAAAAATCCATGCTATACCGTGGTGATGAAGGAACTGGCTGGAGTATTGCCTGGAAGGTAAATATATGGGCGAGGATGAAACAGGGCGATCATGCTTACCTCATGTTCGCCAAATTGCTTTCGCCTGCTGACGTAAGCTCAGGCAAAGAAAAAGGCGGGGTTTACCACAACCTGTTTGATGCGCATCCGCCTTTCCAGATTGATGGAAACTTTGGTGGTGCCGCCGGATTATCAGAAATGCTGCTGCAAAGTCAGGACGATGAAATTGAGCTGCTGCCAGCACTGCCGGCTGCTTTGGCGCAGGGAAGTATAAAAGGCATTTGCGCCCGTGGTGGTTTTGAATTGAACTTTAACTGGCAAAACGGACAGTTGCAGGGAGTACAAGTGCTATCAAAAATTGGCGGGGTTTGTCGCTTGCGTTATCATGAT